A genome region from Paracoccus stylophorae includes the following:
- the purU gene encoding formyltetrahydrofolate deformylase — MNSYTLRVTCASTRGIVAAISGFLAAKECNITDSAQFDDAETGRFFMRVSFRSEGGASLDRLQHEFAPIAARFDMQVEIGDDSVKKKVLIMVSRFGHCLNDLLYRWRIGALPIDIVGVISNHHDYQKVVVNHDIPFHMIRVTPGTKQAAEARQMEIIEDSGAELIVLARYMQVLSDRMCQKMSGRIINIHHSFLPSFKGANPYRQAYEKGVKLIGATSHYVTADLDEGPIIEQDTVRVTHAQSSGDYVSLGRDVESQVLSRAVHAHIHGRVFLNGAKTVVFPASPGSYVSERMG; from the coding sequence ATGAACAGCTATACCCTGCGCGTCACCTGCGCCTCGACCCGCGGGATCGTCGCCGCCATCTCGGGGTTTCTGGCGGCGAAGGAGTGCAACATCACCGACAGCGCGCAGTTCGACGATGCCGAGACCGGCCGGTTCTTCATGCGCGTCAGCTTCCGCTCGGAAGGCGGGGCCAGCCTGGATCGCCTGCAGCACGAATTCGCGCCCATCGCGGCCCGGTTCGACATGCAGGTCGAGATCGGCGACGATTCGGTGAAGAAGAAGGTGCTGATCATGGTCAGCCGCTTTGGCCATTGCCTGAACGATCTGCTGTATCGGTGGCGGATCGGCGCGCTGCCCATCGACATCGTCGGCGTGATCTCCAACCATCACGACTACCAGAAGGTCGTGGTGAACCACGACATCCCCTTCCACATGATCCGCGTGACCCCCGGCACCAAGCAGGCGGCCGAGGCACGGCAGATGGAGATCATCGAGGACAGCGGCGCCGAGCTGATCGTTCTGGCGCGCTACATGCAGGTCCTGTCGGACCGGATGTGCCAGAAGATGTCGGGGCGCATCATCAATATCCACCATTCCTTCCTGCCCAGCTTCAAGGGTGCCAATCCCTACAGGCAGGCCTATGAAAAGGGCGTCAAGCTGATCGGCGCGACCTCGCATTACGTCACCGCCGATCTGGACGAGGGGCCGATCATCGAACAGGACACGGTGCGCGTGACCCATGCGCAGTCGTCCGGCGACTATGTCAGCCTTGGTCGCGATGTCGAAAGCCAGGTCCTGTCGCGCGCGGTCCATGCCCATATCCATGGACGCGTGTTCCTGAACGGCGCCAAGACGGTGGTGTTTCCCGCCTCGCCCGGCAGCTATGTCAGCGAACGGATGGGCTGA
- a CDS encoding ABC transporter ATP-binding protein, which produces MLDENPLVSIEKLRVEFDTNDGVVVGVKDVSFDIRPGECVCVVGESGSGKSVSSLSLMRLVEFGGGTITNGRLMFDPGDGVMIDLARQSTPAMRDIRGNRIGMIFQEPMTALNPVFTVGDQLAEGLVAHRGMDRKQARARALEILHQVRIPEPERRLDQYPHELSGGMRQRVVIAIAMACEPRLLICDEPTTALDVTIQAEILALIDRLKREKQIAVMFITHDMAVVAQMADRVVVMYRGDKVEEGPVTEIFENPQQDYTRMLLAAVPRLGEMTGKPAPERLRLMHDGTMGKPEPIIVADPRPLLTVKHLTTRFAVKGGLLRRTVANVHAVEDVSFTINSGETMSLVGESGCGKSTCGRSILRLVEPQSGQVDLDGTDVLALSPSALRRARRYMQMIFQDPFASLDPHMKLYDQVAEPMQNFGIGSRSERQDRIAALFDRVELPRHFMRRYPHEMSGGQRQRIAIARALALNPKLIVADEAVSALDVSVQAQVLNLLMELQQDLGISMLFISHDMAVVERVSHHVGVMYLGRIVEMGTRQQVFENPQHSYTRQLMLAVPVADPRQKKISEDLSFQPIPSPIHPVDHQASPSVYREVAPGHRVLVEPRTHS; this is translated from the coding sequence AATTCGGCGGCGGCACGATCACCAATGGACGGCTGATGTTCGATCCGGGCGATGGCGTGATGATCGACCTGGCGCGGCAGTCGACGCCCGCGATGCGCGACATTCGCGGCAACCGGATCGGCATGATCTTTCAGGAACCGATGACGGCGCTGAACCCGGTCTTCACGGTGGGCGACCAGCTTGCCGAAGGTCTGGTCGCACATCGCGGCATGGACAGGAAACAGGCCCGCGCCCGCGCGCTGGAGATCCTGCACCAGGTGCGCATCCCCGAACCCGAACGCCGGCTGGACCAGTATCCGCACGAACTGTCCGGCGGGATGCGCCAGCGCGTGGTGATCGCCATCGCCATGGCGTGCGAGCCGCGCCTGCTGATCTGCGACGAACCCACCACGGCGCTGGACGTGACCATCCAGGCCGAGATCCTGGCGCTGATCGACCGGCTGAAGCGCGAAAAGCAGATCGCGGTGATGTTCATCACCCACGACATGGCGGTGGTCGCGCAGATGGCCGACCGGGTGGTGGTGATGTATCGCGGCGACAAGGTCGAAGAAGGACCGGTCACCGAGATCTTCGAAAATCCGCAGCAGGATTACACCCGGATGCTGCTGGCCGCCGTGCCGCGCCTGGGCGAGATGACCGGCAAGCCTGCCCCAGAACGGCTGCGGCTGATGCATGACGGCACGATGGGCAAGCCCGAACCGATCATCGTGGCCGATCCCAGACCGCTGCTGACGGTGAAACATCTGACCACGCGCTTTGCCGTCAAGGGCGGTCTTCTGCGCCGCACCGTGGCGAATGTCCACGCGGTCGAGGATGTCAGCTTCACGATCAATTCCGGCGAGACGATGTCTCTGGTCGGCGAATCGGGGTGCGGCAAATCCACCTGCGGCCGCTCGATCCTGCGGCTGGTCGAGCCGCAATCGGGGCAGGTCGATCTGGACGGGACGGATGTGCTGGCGCTGTCGCCCTCGGCGCTGCGCCGCGCCCGGCGCTACATGCAGATGATCTTTCAGGACCCGTTCGCCAGCCTCGATCCGCATATGAAGCTTTACGATCAGGTGGCCGAACCGATGCAGAATTTCGGCATCGGCAGTCGCTCGGAACGGCAGGACCGGATCGCCGCGCTGTTCGACCGGGTGGAACTGCCGCGCCATTTCATGCGCCGCTATCCGCACGAGATGTCGGGCGGCCAGCGACAGCGCATCGCGATCGCCCGCGCCCTGGCGCTGAACCCGAAACTGATCGTCGCCGACGAGGCGGTGTCGGCGCTGGACGTGTCGGTGCAGGCGCAGGTGCTGAACCTGCTGATGGAGTTGCAGCAGGATCTGGGCATCTCGATGCTGTTCATCAGCCACGACATGGCGGTGGTCGAACGGGTCAGCCATCATGTCGGCGTCATGTATCTGGGCCGCATCGTCGAGATGGGAACCCGCCAGCAGGTCTTCGAAAATCCCCAGCACAGCTATACGCGGCAACTGATGCTGGCGGTGCCGGTGGCCGATCCGCGCCAGAAGAAGATCAGCGAGGATCTCAGCTTCCAGCCGATTCCCTCGCCCATCCATCCGGTCGATCATCAGGCCTCGCCCTCGGTCTATCGCGAGGTCGCACCGGGCCACCGGGTGCTGGTCGAGCCGAGGACGCATTCCTGA
- a CDS encoding M20 aminoacylase family protein: MPVKNRFAELLPQITAWRRDFHEHPELLYDVHRTAGKVADLLREFGCDEVTEGIGRTGVVGVIRGNSDSKGRVIGLRADMDALPIHEQTGVEYASKTPGKMHACGHDGHTAMLLGAAKYLAETRNFDGTAVVIFQPAEEGGAGGDAMVKDGLIERWKIDEVYGMHNMPGVPTGTFAIKPGAMMAAADQFDITVTGKGGHAAKPHECIDTTLTAAQIVVALQSVVSRNIDPLKNAVISVCVVSTDSTAHNVIPQVVKLKGTARSLEPGVRDQLEEGITRVATNVAAAMGATARVEYERGYPVTMNDDQATEWAADVARQIAGDVNMDMQPMMGGEDFSYMLLERPGAYIFVGNGDTAMVHHPAYNFNDDAIPAGASWYAGMVENRLPAA; encoded by the coding sequence ATGCCCGTCAAGAACCGCTTTGCCGAACTGCTGCCCCAGATCACCGCCTGGCGCCGCGATTTCCACGAACATCCCGAACTGCTTTACGACGTGCACCGGACCGCCGGAAAGGTCGCCGACCTGCTGCGCGAATTCGGCTGCGACGAGGTGACCGAAGGGATCGGCCGGACCGGTGTCGTGGGCGTCATCCGCGGAAATTCCGACAGCAAGGGCCGGGTGATCGGCCTGCGCGCGGACATGGATGCGCTGCCGATCCACGAACAGACGGGGGTCGAATACGCCTCGAAGACGCCGGGCAAGATGCATGCCTGCGGCCATGACGGCCACACCGCGATGTTGCTGGGGGCGGCGAAATACCTGGCCGAGACGCGCAATTTCGACGGCACCGCGGTGGTCATCTTCCAGCCCGCCGAAGAGGGCGGGGCAGGCGGCGACGCGATGGTCAAGGACGGTCTGATCGAGCGCTGGAAGATCGACGAGGTCTACGGGATGCACAACATGCCGGGCGTTCCCACCGGCACCTTCGCGATCAAGCCGGGGGCGATGATGGCCGCCGCCGACCAGTTCGACATCACCGTGACCGGCAAGGGCGGGCACGCCGCCAAGCCGCATGAATGCATCGACACCACGCTGACGGCGGCGCAGATCGTCGTCGCGCTGCAATCGGTCGTGTCGCGCAATATCGACCCGCTGAAGAACGCGGTGATCTCGGTCTGTGTCGTCTCGACCGATTCGACGGCGCACAACGTCATCCCGCAGGTGGTCAAGCTGAAGGGCACCGCCCGCAGCCTGGAACCCGGCGTGCGCGACCAGCTTGAGGAAGGCATCACCCGCGTCGCCACCAATGTCGCCGCCGCGATGGGCGCGACCGCCAGGGTGGAGTATGAACGCGGCTATCCGGTGACGATGAACGACGATCAGGCGACCGAATGGGCCGCCGACGTGGCCCGCCAGATCGCCGGCGACGTGAACATGGACATGCAGCCGATGATGGGCGGCGAGGATTTCAGCTATATGCTGCTGGAACGTCCGGGCGCCTATATCTTCGTGGGCAACGGCGATACGGCGATGGTCCATCACCCGGCCTACAATTTCAACGACGACGCGATCCCCGCCGGCGCAAGCTGGTATGCCGGCATGGTCGAAAACCGCCTGCCCGCCGCCTGA